In the genome of Streptomyces fagopyri, the window TCGGCGCGGGAGCGACCTGTCGGGCGGTGCGCCGGCGCGCCCCCGGGGCCCGCGGAGGTGGGGGCGGCGTCGTCGAGTGCGCCGTCGTGACCGGGGGCGCGAGCGGGATGCCGTGCGGGTCGTGGGGCCCGGTCGAGCGCCGGCGCGCGAACCGGTCGCGGATCACCGAACGTCCACTCGAACGCGTCGTGGGCGCGACGCCCGCGGGGCTCGAACGCGCGAGCGGCTCGAACGCGGCGTCAGGCCGATGGAGTGGCCGAAGGTGCGGCGGACCGGGCGGAACCGGGACCGGTGTCGAGGAACTCGCGGATCGCGAAGGCGACCAGCACGATCACCAGCGTCCACACCACGACCGCCGTGGTCGGGTAGCTCCAGGTGAACAGGACGATCGCGGCGACCGCCAGGATCACGACGCCGATCCACCGCTTGAAACGGTGCACGAACCGGCCGACCGCGCCCAGCGGGAGCCCGGCGGACACGGCGACGTCGCGCACGGCCCCGATTCCCCTGCCGCATCCGGTGCGCACGCGGACGGCGACGGGGGACGGGCCGACGAGGAAGGCACCGGCGGCCGTCACCAGCGCGAGCGCGCCGACCGCCCGTACGCCGGCCCGCAGGAACCTGACCAGCGCGTCGAACACGGCAGCGGCGGCGGCTCGCGACGCCCCCACGGGCAGATGGTCGAGGTAGATCGCCCGCATCACGGTGAGCGCGACGCCGAGCACCACCATGGCGGCGAGCACCCCGAGGGCGGCCCCGATCAGGGCCCGGCGGCGGTTGACGGCCAGGTACACGCCCAGGGCGGCGATCAGCACGGCGACGACCGGCAGCCAGTTGCCGATGATCTCCAGCACCCTCAGATACGTCCTGACCCTGCCGATGTCCTTCGACGCGAACACCACGAAGTCCGTGTGCACGGCCGGGATCAGTGCGGCCGGCCCCAGACCGGCGCTGACCAGCCGGTCCTTCACCTCCTTCACGAGGGGTGCCACGTCGATGGCGACCTGGCCGTTCTCGACGGACACCGCGCCTCCGGACTCGCCCGTCAGTGCCTTGTCCAGGGCGGAGTGGGCCCTGCGGTTCGCGTCCACCCAGACGGTGTCGAAGACCCTGCTGGAGACCACCCGCTCCACGGTGTCGCCGACCAGGCTCTTCAGGCCACCCGTGATCGGGCCGGTCAGACCGCCGAGCAGCTTGGCCGCCGCGTCCGGGGCCCCCTTCTGCGAAGCCGCCCGCTCCAGGTCCTTGACCAGCTTCTCCACGTCGATCTGGTCCAGGACCACGGTCGTGACCCGGTTGGTGACCGCCTTCTGCACCGCGGGATTCCGTGCCAGCGGGCCGACCGTGGCGACGTAGCGGTCCGTGTCCCGCACGATGCTGTCCGCCCAGACCGCGACGACGGACAGCAGCGACAGCAGCGAGGCGAGGAGGATCAGCAGCACCGAGCCCGTCGACCGCAGCCAGTGGTGCCGCGCGGCCCCCGCCGGCCCGGCGCCCTCGAGAGCGGCGACCCGGTGCCGTAGTTCGTCCAGTTCGGTGCGCTCCCCCGCCGAGAGCCGTGACTCGCCGCCGGGCGGAACGGGATGCCGGCCCGGATCGGGCGGAGGCGCGCTGCTGGTCATGGATCCACGAGAGCCCCGCGGCCCCGATCCGGCGACCCGGACGGGTCCGGCGGGTGAACGCCGCACCGAGGTGCGACCGGTTCCGTCCGATGTTGGAATGGCATGCGGGAACAGCGGGAATTCCGGGGGACTCCATGACCATCCAGGGGTGACGCCGTGAGCGAGTCCGTGCGCGATGACTTCATCGAAATGGGGCCGATCGACTACGTGGTCGTCGAGTTCCCCGGCAGCCGCATGACCGGCGAGGGATTTCCGCTGCTGGTCGACCTGGTGGACCGCGGCCTCATCCGGATCCTCGATCTGATGTTCGTCAGAAAAGAGGACGACGGGTCGGTGACCGGCTTGGAGATCGCCGATCTCACCGGTGACGGGGCGCTGGACCTCGCCGTCTTCGAGGGCGTGTCCTCCGGTCTGCTGGACGAGGACGACATCGAGGAGGCGGGCCACGCCCTGGAACCGGGCAACTCCGCCGGAATCCTGGTCTACGAGAACCTGTGGGCCGCGCCCTTCGCCGCCGCCCTGCGTCGCGGCGGCGCGCAGATGGTGGCCTCCGGGCGGATCCCGATGCCGGCCGTCCTGGCCGCGCTGGACGCGACCGACATTGTGCGGCCTGCGAGGGCTTAGCGGCCGCGCGGCCCTCCTCCACGGCGCCGGACCGGGCCGGAACCGGGCGCGTACCGAGTCCGGCCTGGAATCGACCCGGAATCGACCGGGTTCGGCCCGGGTTCGGCCCGGAATCGACCCGCGGTGACATCACCTGGGCCCTGACGAGCGGCAGCCCCGTCAGCCGGTCGTGGAGACCCTTGACCTGACCCGTCATCCGGATCGGTCAGCCGGATCGGTCGAACGGGCCGGTCGAACGAGTCGGATCAGCCGGCCGTTCGGTCCGCGAGGTGCTCGACGGCCGCCCG includes:
- a CDS encoding DUF6325 family protein, whose protein sequence is MGPIDYVVVEFPGSRMTGEGFPLLVDLVDRGLIRILDLMFVRKEDDGSVTGLEIADLTGDGALDLAVFEGVSSGLLDEDDIEEAGHALEPGNSAGILVYENLWAAPFAAALRRGGAQMVASGRIPMPAVLAALDATDIVRPARA